The sequence below is a genomic window from Flagellimonas marinaquae.
CCAGCATTAAGTATTTTGAAGAAGAACATTTATCGGACCCTGAAATTCCAATTTTTTCATCCATGATCTTTGGGTTCGCAGCTTTATCGGGATTGGTATTTATCGCTATTAGACCCAACAAAAAGGAAATGAAATTGAACATGAAAAATGTACTGGGCGGAGTTGCCTTGGGCATACCCAATTACTTTTCCATCTATTTTCTTATCCGTGCGCTACGGTCGGACCTATTGGGCAGTGCCGCTATATTTACCATAAACAATGTGGCGATCGTTATGCTATCTACCTTGATCGGTATTCTACTGTTCAAGGAAAAACTGACACCTAAAAACTGGGCAGGTGTAGCACTCTCCGTTTTGAGTATAATATTGGTAGCTTTGTTTTAATGGAGCGACCGGATACCTACAAAACTTTACATCGACCTTCCGAGGAGATACTATATAAGGATAGAAAGAGTAAATTCTATGCACAGGTTTTCCCCATTAGATCCGAAGATGATGTAAAACCCATCGTAGAGGAGCTGAGAAAAAAATACCATACGGCCAACCATGTTTGCTATGCATGGCAATTGGGAACGGAAAATCCAATCTATAGGGTCAATGATGATGGGGAGCCGAACAACTCCGCCGGCATGCCCATTTATGGCCAAATACAATCTTTTGATGTTACCAATGTACTCATCACCGTGACCCGCATATTTGGCGGCACCAAACTTGGGGTCGGAGGGTTGATACAGGCTTACAAAACTGCAGCACAAATGGCCCTGGAAAATTCCAAAATCGTAAAAAAAATCATTAGGTCGCAATACCGGTTGCAATTTGGTTATGCAGACATGGATAAGGTGATGCGTATCATCAAACAGAAAAATCTGGACCTTGTTTCACAAAAAATGGAGTTGGATTGTGATTTTGTTATTTCCGTCCGGTTAAGTGAGTCCGAAGACGTGTTTCAAATTTTCGATGAAATGCAAGCTGTGGCCATAACGCCCATTACATAATTGATAAAATATCCAGTAACTCAAAGCCTTTACCCATTACTGACATCTGAATTCCTCCTACGGTTCACCTAAGAATCCATCATTCAGTTTTTCCAAGATATATTCCGGACACTTAATGGGTCTTCCCGTTTTCTTGTCCATAAAGGCCAAAACTGTATTTGCAACGGCCAACAGCTCACCAGATTCATTTATTAGCTCGTAATCGAACTCT
It includes:
- a CDS encoding IMPACT family protein, coding for MERPDTYKTLHRPSEEILYKDRKSKFYAQVFPIRSEDDVKPIVEELRKKYHTANHVCYAWQLGTENPIYRVNDDGEPNNSAGMPIYGQIQSFDVTNVLITVTRIFGGTKLGVGGLIQAYKTAAQMALENSKIVKKIIRSQYRLQFGYADMDKVMRIIKQKNLDLVSQKMELDCDFVISVRLSESEDVFQIFDEMQAVAITPIT